The genomic window CGTAGCGGTCGCTTGATGCAGATCGACGCGTCGCAGGAGATCTACGACCACCCGCGACACGAATTCGTCGGCCGCTTTTTCGGCACGCCGCCCATGAACATGCTGCGCGGACGCGGCGAGGCGGGGCGCATCGTCGGCCCGTGGGGTTCGCTGCCCGCTCCGGAACGAACCGCGGGCCGCGAAGTGCTGTGCGGCTTCCGGGCCGAGGCGGCTTCGGTGCACGAAGACGACAAAGGCCTGCCGGGCGAACTGGTGCGGGTCGAACCGCAGGGACCGATCAAAATCGCCACCGTGCGCCTGCCGGATCATGAGGTGCGCCTGCGCCTGCACCGAGACAAGAACCTGCCGAGCGTTGGTTCGGCAGTAACGCTGGTGGTCGACGCGGAAGACCTGCATTACTTCGACGCCGTCAGCGGAGATCGGTTGTGATCGCCCCCACGTCGGGCTTCCCCACGAGATGGCTAACCCCGGCGCTCGTGTTGGCGCTGCTGGTATGGGGCTTTCCGCTGGCGTACGCGGTCGGCCTGTCGATGACCGACGCCGGACCGGGCGTAGGCGGAAGTTTCCTCGGCCTGCAAAACTACCTGCGCGCGTTCGCCGATCCGACTTTCGGCCGTTCGCTGGTGGTCAGCGCGATTTTCGCCAGTGGAGAAGTACTGCTCGGCGTGGGGCTCGGCTTCTTTCTGGCGCTGGGTTTTTATCGCGGCAAGCGGACGCGCAACTGGTTGCAGGTGGCGCTGCTGTTGCCGTGGGCGGTTTCCGAAATCGCCGTGGCGCTGGTCTGGCACTCCTTTCTCGGCGAGCAGACCGGGCTCGTCAATTGGTTCCTGGGTGGCCTCGGCCTGGCGCCGATCGCCTGGAAAACCAGCGCAGTGGGGGCGATGACCGCCTTGTGGCTCGCCTCCCTATGGCACGGCCTGGCGTTTTCCGTACTGTTCCAAATGGCCGGCCTGGCCTCGCTGCGCACCGAATTGTTGCAGGCTGCCGAGCTTGACGGCGCCTCGCGCTGGCGCATCCTGCGGCACATCGTGCTGCCGCATCAGCGGCCGACCCTCGTGGCCAACGCCCTGCTTGTCTGGATGAGCGGCATCATCGCCTTCAGCCTGCCCTTCGCGCTGACCGGCGGCGGTCCCCTCGGCGCGACGGAATTGGTGTCGCTGTATTCCTACAACGTCGCCTTCGGCGGCCAATACGAACTGGGCTACGCGGCGGCGTTGGGTATGATCGTCCTGGCGCTCTACGCCGTATTCGCGTTTTGGTACATCCGGCGGCGGAGGGCGGCATGAACCGGATGCAGCGCGTAACGGTCGTGGCGGCGGTGACGCTTTTCGCACTGACCCCGCTGCTGTGGTTGGCACGGCTGTCGATCACCCCCGAGGCGGATATCCACCACTGGCCGCCGACGCTCCTGCCCGCCATGCCGACGCTGGGCCACTACGCGGACATCCTGTCGGCGACGCCGTTCTGGCTGCAGTTGGTCAATTCGTTGGTCGTGTGCGTCGCCTCGACGGCGCTGGCCCTGACGTTGGGCGCGCTGGGCGCTTACGGCTTGGCGCGGCATCGCTTTCGTTGGCGGGACGTGATCCTGACCGGCTGCCTGGCGCTGCACCTGATACCGGGCGTGGCGAACATGACGGCGATCTACCGCGTCGCGGAAGGCTTTCACCTGTTCAACAGCCTGCTTTTCGTCTCGCTGCTCAAAGCGGGCGGCGTCACGCTGGCGATGTGGATCCTGGTGGCGACCTTTCGCAACGTGCCGGTGCGCCTGGAGCAAGCCGCCGAGCTTGACGGTTGCAGCCGCGCGCAGGTGCTCTGGCGCGTCACGCTGCCGCTGGCCGGACCCGGGCTGCTGGCCACCGGCCTACTCTTGTTCATTCAGGCTTGGAACACCTTCTTCCTGCCCTTTTTGCTGTTGGAAAGCCCCCGCAAAATGACCCTGACCGTCGGCGTGTACCGCTACTTCAGCGAACACGGCTTCCAGCCGGGCCACGTGGCGGCCTTTATGGTGCTCTCCATTTTGCCGGTGCTGGCGCTCTTCCTGGCGTTCCGCCGCCGCCTCTGGAGTCGTCTTGCGTTATAGAATGTTCGCCATCGCCCTGCTTCTGTGCCTCTTCGGCTGCAACCGGCCCGCTTCGCCGCCGTCCCACCTAACCGTGGCACTGCCCAGTTGGTACGCGCCTGACCGCGTGCCCGCCGTCGGTGCCGCCTTGGCCGAATTGGGCGACGCGGTCGAAGTCAAGGTGCTGTTCGGCAAGCGCGAGGCCCTGCAGCAAAAAATCCTGCTCGGCGCGCAACGCGGCGATTTCGCCGATGTGGCCCTGGTGCGCAACGAATGGCTCGGTCCGCTCGTGCGTTCCGGCGGCATTCTGCCGCTGCCGGAAAAAACCGCCGCCGCCGCCCGCGAACAAGCTTTACCCGCCCTGCTGCCCGCCATCACACACGAGGGAAGAATCTACGCCCTGCCCTTCGATGCCGACGCCATCGTCGTGTGGTACCGGCAGGATCTGGCCCGGCAAGCCGGGCTGGAACCGACGTTGGATTGGACGATCGATGAGTTCCTCGCCCTGGCCAAGGCGCTGTCGAAAGACAAGCCGATGGTCGCCTTTGCCGGGCAGCGTTACGCCAACGCGGCCCTGACATTTTTGCCCTGGCATTTTTCCTTCGGCGGCACGGTGACGCAGCAGAAACGCCTCGCCTTGTCGCCCGCCGCCGCCACACGCGCCCTCGCCTTTCTGGCTTCGTTGCCTAAGAAGAATCTGGCGCCCCGCGGCGCGGGGGGGATGGCGCAAAACGAAGTGTTTTCCGGTCTGGCAGGCGGTGTCTACGGGCTGACCGTCGGCGGCTCTTGGTCGCGCGGCATGATCGAAAAACAAAGCCGGCTCGCCGATCGGATTTCCTGCCTGCCCTTCCCCGGCAACGGCGAGCACCCCGGCGGGACGGTTGTGGGAGGTTGGTCGCTGGTGCTGTTGGCCGGAGGCGATCCGCAATCCAAGGAATTGCTGGAGCTGTTTTTCAACCCGAAAATCCAACGCGACAAGCTTACGCAAGGCGGATTGCTGCCCGCGCGGCGTGATCTGCTTGATGACCCCTGGTTTGCCGATCACCGCGACGGCCCGACGCTGCGGCGATCCCTGGAACGCGGCCGGGCCCTGCCGCTTCACACCGGTGTCGACGACTTTCTGAACCGGGTTGCCACGGCCCAAACCGAAGTATTGCTGGGCCGCAAAACGCCCTCCGAGGCCGCAGCCGCACTCGCGCCTTGACGATTTCCGGCCCCACGAATCGACCCTCTGCCGTCGCTTTTTTCACTTACCTGCTTGCCTTGACATAAAGGGCCGCCCGACCATAATGTGCATGCCGTAACATATATAACGATGACTCGTTTTATTGAACGATAACCAAGGAGATTCCCATGAAATGGAACCGCGCATTGTTGGTGCTTTTTGTTTTGATGTTGGCTTTCGCGTTTGTGGTCGCCTGCGGTGACGACGACGATGACGACGATGCCGCCGGCGACGATGATGATGACGACACGGCCGGCGACGACGACACGGCCGGTGACGACGACACGGCCGGCGATGACGACACCGGCGGCAACATGTGGGCCGGGACGCAGGAACTTACACTCTCGACCCCGGACGGCGACATCACCGTGTCGCTCAACGGACTGCCGATGACCACCTACACCGACCCGGAAACCAGCGACGTTTTCGACGCCGTGGCGATCCGTGACGTGGTCGAGCCGGCGTTCGCCAAGGCCTTCGACCCGGCTGACTACAAATTCAACTTCATCGCCAGCGACGGCTACGATATCTTGGCATGGAAACTCGACGGCGACTTCCGCGGCCTGCCCGGCTACGACGACTTGACCCTCGGCTGGTTCATTCTGTGCGGCGAAGATTGCGACGAAGACGACGATATCAAGGCCGTGTGGGATGAAAGCTTGGAGTTCCCGAGCCTCCTGAACGCGCGCTTCATGAAAAACGGCACGATGGCGATGGTCGAGGAAATCCTCTTCGACGAATCGGCCACGATTACCGTGCAATATGCGGCCACGAAGGCCAAAGCCACGGTCGATCTAATGGGTCTGCCCGCGTTCTACGATGGGGAAGATTTGGCCGTGTACGTGCACCACATCATTTTGGAAGCGGCTCTGGAAGAATTCGACCCGAAGACCTTTACCTACGCCTTCAACTTCATTGCGAGCGACGATTACAGCCTCCTGGAGCACATTGAGGGATACGGCGACGACGTGACGGACCTCCCCTGGTGGGAAGATTTCGCCGCAGGCAAAGACGTGCATCACGGCTGGATCAAAAACACGACCGATAGCGGCTTCCGCGTGTTCTGGGACGAAGCTTCGGCCCTCCCGAGCAGCTACGGTGTCGGTTACCTGGACGGCGGCTCGATTGAAGCGCACGACATTACCGATCTGATCGAATAACCTCGCAACGACCGATCCTCCCACTCAAGGCGGCCCCCACGGGCCGCCTTTGCTTTATCGGCGACCGTCGCGGCGGGACCGGATTTATCGTCTCGAGAATCGTTCGGAAAGCTTGGTGCGGCAGGAACTGCAAAATTCGGCGGATTTCTGGTCGACGTCTTCCACGTAGGTGGATGAACGCATGACGCAAACCGGGTCGTAGCAGTGAACGAGGCCGAAGGTGTGGCCCAATTCGTGCACCGTCTCCTTCTCGATGCGCTCGGCATAGAGCGGCGGGTCGTGGCGCAGCCCATAGAACTCGTTGTGCAGTCGATAGGTCGAAAGGATGGCGCCGAGGCCCTGTAGTTGGGCCTCCCCGAACACAAATGTGAAGATGGGCAGGAAGAGATCGGCTTCCGTCACGCCGACGATACGCCGGGCGTCGGACGGGGGGTCCTTGATGATTTCCATCAGCAGTTTGGAAACATGGTACTGGTTGCGCGTGCGGTCGAAGGCGTAGGCAATGTCGCGCAGCCCCGGGCCGATGGTGCTCGGCAGGCCGAAGGCGCGCTCGATGGCGGCGCTCATGACGTCCAGTACTACCGGCGCCACCTGCCCCAACGGCATCAGGTAGACAAGCGTCATCGGCCTTTATTCATCCTCGTCGCCACGCAATCCGTATTTTTTGATTTTGTTGTACAACGTGACTCGGTCGATCCCGAGCACCTCCGCCGCTTTCGAGATGTTCCAGTCCAGTCTTTCAAGCGCTTCGGTGATGTGTTCCCGCTCCATGTCGCGTAGCGAACGCAAGTCGGCGTTCTCCGGCGGATCCTCAGGCACATCGGACTCGATGTTGAACACGAAATCGCCCGCGTCGATCGTTAGCGACTTGGCCACGACCATGGCGCGCTCGATGGCGTTGCGCAGTTCGCGCACGTTGCCCGGCCAGGAGTGTCGCATCAGCTTCTCCATGGCGGCCGGGGTGAAGTCCTCGAACTGCTTGCTCATGGACATCGAGTACTTCTTCAGCAGGTAGTGTGCCAACAGCGGAATGTCGGCGCGGCGATCGCGTATGGGAGGCAGCACGATCGAAAACACGTTGAGGCGGTAGTAAAGGTCTTCGCGGAAGGTACCTTCCTTAACCATCGTTTCCAGGTTGCGGTTCGTGGCGCTGATGACACGGAAATCGGTGGAGATTTCCTGCGAGCCGCCGAGGCGGAAGAAGGTTTTGGTCTC from Candidatus Lernaella stagnicola includes these protein-coding regions:
- a CDS encoding sugar ABC transporter permease — translated: MIAPTSGFPTRWLTPALVLALLVWGFPLAYAVGLSMTDAGPGVGGSFLGLQNYLRAFADPTFGRSLVVSAIFASGEVLLGVGLGFFLALGFYRGKRTRNWLQVALLLPWAVSEIAVALVWHSFLGEQTGLVNWFLGGLGLAPIAWKTSAVGAMTALWLASLWHGLAFSVLFQMAGLASLRTELLQAAELDGASRWRILRHIVLPHQRPTLVANALLVWMSGIIAFSLPFALTGGGPLGATELVSLYSYNVAFGGQYELGYAAALGMIVLALYAVFAFWYIRRRRAA
- a CDS encoding carbohydrate ABC transporter permease, with the protein product MNRMQRVTVVAAVTLFALTPLLWLARLSITPEADIHHWPPTLLPAMPTLGHYADILSATPFWLQLVNSLVVCVASTALALTLGALGAYGLARHRFRWRDVILTGCLALHLIPGVANMTAIYRVAEGFHLFNSLLFVSLLKAGGVTLAMWILVATFRNVPVRLEQAAELDGCSRAQVLWRVTLPLAGPGLLATGLLLFIQAWNTFFLPFLLLESPRKMTLTVGVYRYFSEHGFQPGHVAAFMVLSILPVLALFLAFRRRLWSRLAL
- a CDS encoding extracellular solute-binding protein; translation: MRYRMFAIALLLCLFGCNRPASPPSHLTVALPSWYAPDRVPAVGAALAELGDAVEVKVLFGKREALQQKILLGAQRGDFADVALVRNEWLGPLVRSGGILPLPEKTAAAAREQALPALLPAITHEGRIYALPFDADAIVVWYRQDLARQAGLEPTLDWTIDEFLALAKALSKDKPMVAFAGQRYANAALTFLPWHFSFGGTVTQQKRLALSPAAATRALAFLASLPKKNLAPRGAGGMAQNEVFSGLAGGVYGLTVGGSWSRGMIEKQSRLADRISCLPFPGNGEHPGGTVVGGWSLVLLAGGDPQSKELLELFFNPKIQRDKLTQGGLLPARRDLLDDPWFADHRDGPTLRRSLERGRALPLHTGVDDFLNRVATAQTEVLLGRKTPSEAAAALAP
- a CDS encoding archaemetzincin family Zn-dependent metalloprotease, encoding MTLVYLMPLGQVAPVVLDVMSAAIERAFGLPSTIGPGLRDIAYAFDRTRNQYHVSKLLMEIIKDPPSDARRIVGVTEADLFLPIFTFVFGEAQLQGLGAILSTYRLHNEFYGLRHDPPLYAERIEKETVHELGHTFGLVHCYDPVCVMRSSTYVEDVDQKSAEFCSSCRTKLSERFSRR